The Euphorbia lathyris chromosome 3, ddEupLath1.1, whole genome shotgun sequence genome contains a region encoding:
- the LOC136221899 gene encoding sister chromatid cohesion protein PDS5 homolog E-like, producing MAGKELQLQLLDDGHKLLNPPFSIDDLLSVLDRVEVHLKKVNQSACGTMVAAVSPLRNALVSDKLLKHSDTDVKVSVAVCISEIMRITAPDAPYSDEQMKEIFHLFIAVFWKLSHMSSRCYSKVVSVLVTVAKTRVVVVMVDLECHALIIEMFQLFLTITRSNNSNLVTTAMVGIMTIALLESDDIPLEIVIHLLASVRKGNQNLSPTSWKLGREVMKNCATKISPYILKALNSIGDSLDNYDQLVSSICQNATDNIKPLDIRGSGEHSINYERPAILRGKKTRCKTTYANAGTEEINYDKGQSMDFPVAGCSLNPYMQQSGISTTCLSKYVSPISSQNQQQNQEFVPSSIDALPAITGGTGACSGTILVQGYEVKTNVAPILRTIFAKYGDIAADCLYKSPLMRASLLEIVCNVVLRLQQTSVPFTLLEIKIIQNEMKELEGSKLKISWLTRPLEKISEIEKIAEMHSVLKSVKANSMLVIKAASKELEGSLMELVELQKRMGEAEKRISAMKLVVKKVDDAINEAQDRERSWVRQINELL from the exons ATGGCGGGAAAAGAGCTTCAACTACAACTATTGGACGATGGACATAAACTCCTTAATCCCCCATTTTCCATTGATGACCTTCTCTCTGTTCTTGAC AGAGTTGAAGTTCATCTGAAAAAGGTGAATCAATCAGCATGTGGAACAATGGTTGCAGCAGTTTCACCTTTGAGGAATGCATTAGTTTCTGATAAGCTTTTGAAACATTCAGATACAGATGTGAAAGTTTCAGTTGCTGTTTGCATTAGCGAGATCATGAGAATAACAGCACCAGATGCTCCTTATAGCGATGAACAAATGAAG GAAATATTTCATCTGTTTATTGCTGTGTTTTGGAAACTCTCTCACATGTCCAGCCGCTGTTACTCGAAGGTGGTATCAGTACTTGTTACTGTGGCAAAGACAAGGGTTGTCGTGGTGATGGTGGATCTCGAGTGTCATGCTTTGATTATCGAGATGTTTCAACTTTTTTTGACGATTACTAG ATCAAACAACTCAAATCTTGTAACAACTGCCATGGTGGGAATAATGACTATAGCATTATTGGAAAGTGATGATATTCCTTTGGAGATTGTCATTCACCTTTTAGCTAGTGTCAGAAAAGGAAATCAG AACCTTTCACCAACTTCATGGAAGTTGGGGAGGGAAGTTATGAAGAATTGTGCTACAAAAATTTCACCTTATATTTTGAAAGCATTGAACAGCATAGGGGATTCTTTGGATAATTATGACCAACTAGTCAGTTCTATTTGCCAAAATGCAACTGATAATATCAAGCCGTTGGATATACGCGGTTCCGGTGAACATTCG ATTAATTATGAAAGACCAGCCATCCTGCGTGGGAAGAAGACTAGGTGCAAAACGACCTATGCAAATGCTGGAACAGAAGAAATTAATTATGATAAG GGACAATCCATGGACTTTCCAGTTGCTGGCTGTTCTCTAAACCC ATATATGCAACAATCAGGCATTTCTACCACTTGTTTGAGCAAATATGTAAGCCCAATCAGTTCGCAAAATCAGCAGCAGAACCAAGAGTTCGTCCCATCTTCTATTGACGCTCTTCCAGCCATTACTGGAGGAACTGGTGCCTGCAGTGGTACGATATTAGTGCAAGGCTATGAAGTCAAGACTAATGTTGCACCAATATTGAGAACCATATTCGCAAAGTATGGTGATATCGCTGCTGACTGCCTATACAAATCACCATTAATGAGAGCTTCTTTGCTTGAAATCGTATGCAATGTTGTCCTCCGGCTGCAACAAACTAGTGTTCCTTTCACGTTGTTGGAGATTAAAATCATCCAAAAcgaaatgaaagaattagaggGTTCGAAGCTGAAAATCTCATGGCTGACCCGACCGCTAGAGAAGATATCTGAAATCGAAAAGATAGCAGAGATGCATTCAGTGCTCAAGTCTGTGAAGGCGAATAGCATGTTAGTAATAAAAGCCGCAAGCAAGGAGCTGGAAGGTTCACTTATGGAGCTAGTGGAATTGCAGAAACGGATGGGAGAGGCGGAGAAGCGTATAAGCGCAATGAAGCTGGTGGTGAAAAAGGTTGATGATGCCATTAACGAGGCTCAGGATCGAGAACGAAGCTGGGTAAGGCAGATTAATGAGCTTCTGTAG
- the LOC136221992 gene encoding uncharacterized protein: protein MNGEDDTPRNTRLCGIDISERRRRGAARDQLRRGPIVEQANIDGSEGATDFDDREPDSDTFEDYLDVAARAVRQSAVARDREVEDSDEQPTPGRQPTQRVGGRFASTGTSKRPKASEDESWLITGPVHGGPVDGSVIPSFLGHVASRMLG from the exons atgaacggcgaggatgatacaccacgcaATACGAGATTGTGTGGTATTGATATATCCGAGCGTAGGCGTAGAGGGGCTGCGAGGGACCAGTTGAGGAGGGGACCAATTGTGGAGCAGGCCAATATTGATGGATCGGAGGGGGCGAcagattttgatgacagagagccTGATAGCGATACTTTTgaggactacctggatgtggcagcccgggcagtgcgacagtctgcagttgcacgtgatcgcgaggttgaggatagcgatgagcagccgaccccgggAAGACAAccgacccagcgcgtaggaggtcgttttgcgagtacag ggacaagcaaacgtcccaaagctagtgaggacgagagctggctAATTACTGGACCGGTGCATGGTGgccccgttgatggttccgtgattcctagttttctaggacatgttgcctcacggatgctgGGATGA
- the LOC136222174 gene encoding cinnamoyl-CoA reductase 1, whose product MPADTSSLPGHGQTVCVTGAGGFIASWIVKLLLERGYSVRGTVRNPDDPKNGHLRGLDGAKERLTLCRADLLDFLSLQDAINGCDGVFHTASPVTDDPEQMVEPAVNGTKNVIIAAAEAKVRRVVFTSSIGAVYMDPHRHPDATVDESCWSDLEFCKNTKNWYCYGKAVAEQAAWEVAKEKGVDLVVVNPVLVLGPLLQSTVNASIIHILKYLTGSAKTYANSVQAYVHVKDVALAHILVYETPSASGRYLCAETVLHRGEVVEILAKFFPEYPIPTKCSDEKNPRAKAYKFSNKKLKEIGLEFTPVKQSLYETVKCLQEMGHLPLPKHSEDSVRIHSS is encoded by the exons ATGCCTGCTGACACATCTTCACTTCCCGGCCACGGCCAAACAGTCTGCGTCACCGGCGCCGGAGGTTTCATTGCTTCCTGGATCGTAAAGTTGCTTCTCGAGAGAGGATATTCTGTTAGAGGAACCGTCAGGAATCCAG ATGATCCTAAGAATGGTCATTTGAGAGGTCTTGATGGTGCCAAGGAGAGATTAACTTTATGCAGAGCTGATCTTCTCGATTTCCTTAGCCTCCAGGATGCCATTAACGGTTGCGATGGTGTTTTTCATACTGCTTCTCCCGTTACCGATGATCCA GAGCAAATGGTGGAGCCTGCAGTGAATGGGACAAAGAATGTGATAATTGCAGCAGCGGAAGCCAAAGTCCGGCGGGTAGTTTTCACATCTTCAATCGGTGCGGTTTATATGGATCCGCATAGGCATCCTGATGCTACTGTGGATGAATCTTGCTGGAGTGATCTTGAATTCTGCAAAAACACCAAG AATTGGTACTGCTACGGAAAGGCGGTGGCGGAGCAGGCGGCATGGGAGGTGGCTAAGGAGAAAGGGGTGGACCTAGTGGTGGTGAACCCAGTTTTAGTGCTGGGACCACTTCTTCAATCAACTGTGAATGCGAGCATAATTCACATCCTTAAGTACCTAACTGGCTCAGCCAAGACCTATGCCAACTCTGTTCAAGCTTATGTTCATGTTAAGGATGTTGCACTTGCCCACATTCTTGTTTATGAAACACCCTCTGCCTCTGGCCGCTACCTTTGCGCCGAGACGGTACTCCACCGTGGAGAGGTCGTCGAAATTCTTGCCAAGTTCTTCCCTGAGTATCCCATCCCTACCAA GTGTTCAGATGAGAAGAACCCAAGAGCAAAAGCATACAAATTCTCAAACAAAAAGCTCAAGGAGATAGGATTGGAATTTACACCAGTTAAGCAAAGCCTATATGAAACAGTTAAGTGCTTGCAGGAAATGGGACACCTCCCATTGCCAAAACACTCAGAAGATAGTGTTAGGATTCACTCTTCTTGA